One Vigna unguiculata cultivar IT97K-499-35 chromosome 7, ASM411807v1, whole genome shotgun sequence genomic region harbors:
- the LOC114191022 gene encoding histone H1-like, whose product MATEEPTVVVEPAPEPAATESPPEEKEEPKSETKAKKTKEPKPKKVSRPRNPPTHPSYEEMIKDAITSLKEKTGSSQYAISKFIEEKHKQLPSNFKKLLLYHLKKLVAAGKLVKVKGSFKLPPTRPAPSSPAKKKPAPAKPKPKPKPKPAAKAKDAKTAKSKAPAKAKPAAKPKAKAPAKAKPAAKPKAAPKPKAAAAKPKVTKPAAKPKPAAAKPKAAKPVAKPKAKPVKAARTSTRTSPGKKAPAAKPAPKKVAAAAKKAPVKSVKPKSVKSPAKKAATKRGGRK is encoded by the exons ATGGCAACGGAAGAACCCACCGTGGTTGTGGAACCTGCACCAGAGCCTGCTGCCACCGAGTCTCCACcggaggagaaggaggagccCAAATCTGAAACCAAGGCCAAGAAGACCAAGGAACCCAAACCTAAGAAGGTTTCTAGACCTCGTAATCCTCCAACTCATCCTTCATATGAAGAG ATGATCAAGGATGCAATTACCTCGTTGAAGGAGAAAACTGGTTCCAGTCAATATGCTATTTCGAAGTTCATTGAGGAGAAGCACAAACAGCTTCCCTCAAACTTCAAGAAGCTTCTTCTCTACCACTTGAAGAAGCTTGTTGCTGCCGGAAAGTTGGTCAAAGTCAAAGGCTCCTTCAAGCTTCCACCTACCAGACCTGCCCCTTCTTCCCCTGCCAAGAAGAAGCCAGCACCTGCTAAGCCCAAGCCTAAGCCTAAACCCAAGCCTGCAGCCAAGGCCAAGGATGCCAAGACTGCCAAGTCAAAGGCACCTGCTAAGGCAAAGCCTGCTGCCAAGCCTAAGGCCAAGGCTCCAGCCAAGGCCAAACCTGCTGCCAAGCCCAAGGCTGCACCCAAGCCTAAGGCTGCCGCTGCTAAGCCAAAGGTCACTAAACCAGCTGCTAAGCCCAAGCCAGCTGCAGCCAAGCCCAAAGCTGCTAAGCCTGTTGCAAAGCCCAAGGCTAAGCCTGTGAAGGCTGCCAGGACTTCTACTAGGACTTCACCAGGAAAGAAAGCCCCTGCCGCTAAGCCTGCGCCGAAGAAAGTGGCAGCAGCTGCGAAGAAAGCTCCAGTGAAGAGTGTGAAGCCCAAGAGTGTAAAGTCTCCGGCAAAAAAGGCTGCTACCAAAAGAGGGGGTAGGAAGTGA